The following are from one region of the Rhipicephalus microplus isolate Deutch F79 chromosome 1, USDA_Rmic, whole genome shotgun sequence genome:
- the LOC142769220 gene encoding eukaryotic translation initiation factor 4E-1A-like codes for MQLDMAVEDNQKRDFGGPVAEAPSLSLLKHPLQHRWSLWFYRNDKNRSWEENLLEIASFDTVEDFWALYNHVEVASKLPIGCDYSLFKSGIKPMWEDSRNRQGGRWLFSLNKSQRSTHLDNYWLEILLCMIGEGFDEFGDDVNGAVVQVRNSFDKIAVWTADVRRADANVNIGKTLKARLNVHPRNIVPYQAHTDTQTKHGSTTRARYQV; via the coding sequence ATGCAGCTCGACATGGCGGTGGAAGACAATCAGAAACGTGACTTCGGGGGACCGGTTGCAGAAGCACCATCGCTCTCATTACTGAAACACCCGCTTCAGCATCGGTGGAGCCTGTGGTTCTACAGGAACGACAAGAACCGCAGCTGGGAGGAAAACCTTTTGGAGATAGCCTCGTTCGATACTGTCGAGGACTTCTGGGCGCTCTACAACCACGTGGAGGTGGCCAGTAAGCTTCCCATCGGATGTGACTACTCCCTCTTCAAGTCCGGCATCAAGCCCATGTGGGAAGACAGCCGCAACAGGCAGGGAGGTCGTTGGCTCTTCAGTCTGAACAAAAGCCAGAGGTCAACGCACTTGGACAATTACTGGCTGGAAATCTTGCTATGTATGATAGGAGAGGGATTTGACGAGTTCGGCGATGACGTCAACGGTGCTGTGGTTCAGGTTCGCAACAGCTTCGACAAGATTGCCGTCTGGACCGCCGATGTTCGCCGAGCTGATGCCAACGTCAACATCGGCAAGACATTGAAGGCACGGCTGAACGTGCATCCTAGGAATATCGTTCCTTACCAGGCCCACACCGATACTCAGACCAAGCATGGTTCCACGACAAGGGCTAGATATCAAGTCTAA